Proteins co-encoded in one Brassica oleracea var. oleracea cultivar TO1000 chromosome C4, BOL, whole genome shotgun sequence genomic window:
- the LOC106340578 gene encoding RING-H2 finger protein ATL33-like, with protein sequence MFNNNTIDAGTVVPTSSATVPSTIFPGTTITSNSTFIIIGPPPPFPAPPRIIDFTPIKLIFAVVAIVAVPALVYSLFFTAPCSSRRRNSSSSSRHSSSSSDETPHVTVDVPPAEKDAATVVASDPGKKLTKETHSEEIGNECTVCKSVLAVGEEIRQLSACKHEFHVSCIEEWLQTRSNCPNCRADVPVKPTEADANVNGNVNRSGGGNRRVSATNRDDDWRRGLPDASSPV encoded by the coding sequence ATGTTCAATAATAATACCATAGACGCCGGAACCGTTGTCCCGACTTCATCTGCTACAGTTCCATCCACCATCTTCCCCGGCACAACCATCACTTCCAACTCCACCTTCATAATCATCGGACCTCCTCCACCGTTCCCAGCACCTCCTCGCATCATCGACTTCACTCCTATCAAACTAATCTTCGCCGTCGTAGCAATCGTCGCAGTTCCCGCCTTAGTTTACTCTCTTTTCTTCACCGCCCCATGTTCTTCCCGCCGCCGCAACTCCTCTTCCTCCTCCCGCCACAGCAGCTCTTCCTCCGACGAAACACCTCATGTCACCGTGGATGTCCCACCGGCCGAGAAAGACGCCGCCACCGTCGTCGCGTCTGATCCCGGAAAGAAACTCACGAAAGAGACTCATTCAGAGGAGATCGGTAACGAATGCACCGTGTGTAAGTCGGTGCTCGCCGTCGGCGAAGAGATCCGACAACTAAGCGCGTGTAAGCACGAGTTCCACGTGTCTTGTATCGAGGAGTGGCTCCAAACTCGTTCCAATTGTCCTAATTGCAGAGCAGACGTCCCCGTTAAACCGACCGAAGCAGACGCTAACGTTAACGGTAACGTGAATCGCAGCGGTGGCGGAAACCGCCGAGTTTCAGCGACCAATAGAGATGACGATTGGCGTCGAGGTCTACCTGATGCTTCTAGTCCAGTTTGA